One genomic window of Medicago truncatula cultivar Jemalong A17 chromosome 1, MtrunA17r5.0-ANR, whole genome shotgun sequence includes the following:
- the LOC25484979 gene encoding uncharacterized protein produces the protein MDSSPNLRHHAKDVPTQCETFLPGKYPSSRRTASFSSYSSSLSPSSSSLESFYFLDDPLLSPATPLRFSGVPFSWEHLPGIPKKHNNSKKNHKSSMKLLPLPPPTITTSTTTHSSKKLNHEDTKIRKKNSIQRDDPFFAAMVKCSKDDDDHEETIGNLWTNGDKVSRSISDRFGFISLYGSCKRTCAVSESLVYLPSTRRSTYQKVNGRSL, from the coding sequence ATGGATTCATCACCAAATCTCAGACATCATGCCAAGGATGTTCCAACACAATGTGAAACCTTCCTTCCCGGTAAGTATCCATCTTCTCGCCGAACCGCTTCATTCTCCTCTTATTCATCATCACTttcaccttcatcttcttcccttgAATCATTCTATTTTCTTGATGATCCTCTTCTAAGCCCTGCCACTCCACTTAGATTCTCAGGTGTCCCATTTTCTTGGGAACATTTACCTGGAATTCCCAAGAAACACAATAATTCcaagaaaaatcataaatcatccATGAAACTATTACCATTACCCCCTCCTACTATTACTACAAGTACTACCACACACTCTTCTAAAAAGCTTAATCATGAAGATACCAAGATTAGGAAGAAGAATTCAATTCAAAGGGATGATCCTTTCTTTGCTGCAATGGTTAAATGCTCAaaggatgatgatgatcatgAAGAAACAATTGGCAATTTATGGACTAATGGAGATAAGGTTTCAAGGAGTATTAGTGATCGTTTTGGATTTATTAGCCTTTATGGTTCTTGCAAGAGAACTTGTGCAGTTTCTGAATCTTTAGTTTACCTTCCAAGCACAAGAAGAAGCACTTATCAAAAAGTTAATGGCAGGTCCCTTTGA